The nucleotide sequence GCGCCTCCTCGGGATAGACACCGCGCTCCTGAGCCTCCTGTGGCACGCTCTGAAGCACGGCTGCCACCAGATCGTCGCCCTCTGTGATTATTATTGCATTAGAAATGTTCTACAGTATGTCAAGTAGTTATTTTGAAACTTACTAGCCACCTTGGCAATGGCGTTGAGCTCGTTCTTAAGGGGACGCAGCTTCTCCTTGTAGTGCACGCCAGGAGTGGCAGTGCGCACGGAGGCCCACAGAGCTTGACAGGCGGCCCACAAGGCCTGCGCCTGATTGGCAGTACGCTCTGCATCCGCACGCTctatgaaatattaaaaaattaatagttttttaacAATAGGTGTCCGTAATGCAATTCTTGAAAATAGTAacacatttaatttaattataaagtaaataaatacaaaaatgaaaGCTAcccacaaaaaataaatgttttgaCTTTTTACACTCTAAAAATACCTTGAAACTCATCCTCTATCTCTAAAATAGCAGCATGTTTCGGGAGTGTATGAAACGATTATATTTCTAGCCAGACTACACTAGCCGAGCTCACAGGACAAGCTTTAAAGGTGTTTACTAACCTGCTAGAGCCGCGTCCATGCCGCGCAGCTTGCCCAGCATGGCAGCCAATTGTAGCTTATAGTTGGCCTTCTCGGATGCCAGCTTATCCTCCAGCTCGCGCTTAAAGCTTCGCGTGAGATCCGTCTCCCGCTGAGCCACGATGTCCTTGATGTGATCGGCATGAGCCTCCGCTTGTTTTTTGAGCTGCAAGCGCAGCAGCTTATCGGACTCGGCATGAAtgtggaagatttttttctgGTTTTCCACAGCGAGCTTGCGCCGCTCGGCCTCCAAATGGTATTCCAGTTGGGCGCGCAGAGCCTCCGAATCGTTGTCGCCGCGAGCCGAGTCAATGGCCCGTTTCAGGCGCAGTTCGCCATCGGTTTGCAATCGCTGTAGCTCCTTCTGGTAGGCCAACACGTGGGTATACGCGTGCAGGATGAACAAGTCGAGGTCCTCCTTTGAAAGATTGAGCTTCTTGTCCGCCAAGCTGAGGCCGGGGAAAATAGACTCGATCTCATCGATGAAGTAGTTGCGCGCCTTTTCCACATTGCGCCAGTACTTGTCCGAGACGCTGGCAGTATCCTTGTGCCGGTAGAGCTCGTCCTTGACGTTTCCTATGTGGTCCACCAGCTTCTTGATCTTGTCGCGCACCGCCTCCACTTTCTTGGCGTTTTGCGCCGTTGCCGCGGCACTCAGGGCGATCTCGCACGCAACTGTAATAGACAAGTAAAGTTACCAACTgtcttgaaatattttaaagacgCCTGGCTTGCCAATCTTCTCCTGGGCCTCACGCGCTGCTCGCTCCGCCGTAGCTACCGCCGTATCCCGAGCACCCGCGCGATTCTTCAGCGTGGTCCAAAGAGAGTTCTCCCCGTTCTCCACCGCCTTGTCCACCACCTTGCGAACATCATCATTGAAGCTGGAAAGAAAATTATACAATTATTATAATGTCACAAAATCAGTCTTAACAGAATGGTTTCTTGCTTTGGAAAACTTATTTCTTAATTCAATTTCGTATAATTGAGCTAAGGCATATGACAAATGCTTTCTAAAATTATCCAACTTATATTAAAGATGATGCTTTAAGGTATGACGAAATTGTCTTGAAATAAGCTAAATGTTCTTGCCAAGAATAAACGGAAAAAGCACACAAATCTGAAATGGAATGCTACAAATTACACTATTATTAAATTACCCCTTCAACACGCCTATGGCGCTGTTGTACTCCTTGACGGCCAGTTGGGCAGCCAGCTCGATGGCCTTCTCCAGTTCGACGACCTCGCGGGGCAGTGGATCTTCCTTGGGCTTGGCGGCGGGCGCAGGCGCTGCAGCTGGCTTCTCGGGTTTCGACACTGGCTTTGCTTCAGTCTTGCTGACATCGGTCGCTTTGGAGGCTTTCTTTTCCTCGGCGGGAGTGACCTTCACCGACTCCACTTTGGCCTTTTTAGACTTGTCATCGCCACTGCCGCCGCCAAAGAGACCCGTCACCTTGGAGGTAACGGAGTCCACGGTGGATGTGACCGTCTCAAAGCCAGACTTGACCTTGTCGATCTGTTCGTTAACATTCTTGGTGATGCCCTTGAACGGCGGCTCCTCCTGCAGCGCCACTTTGATGACAGAACCGGCGCCTGGCACATTCTTCTCCACCAGTTTGCGGAAGTCGTCGTCGTATCTGGAAGGCGGTATGCATATTAGTTCGAAAATTCTATTGAGGTATTATTGAGCTACTATTTTTGCATGAGTTATAGAGAATCACAAAGGTTTAGCAGAATTGGCTGTAAAATGAGAGGATTTGCCTCTGCAATACAATAAGCTTTATATCATATTTCAGTGGGTAAAATGTTTACACCAAGG is from Drosophila suzukii chromosome 3, CBGP_Dsuzu_IsoJpt1.0, whole genome shotgun sequence and encodes:
- the Mitofilin gene encoding MICOS complex subunit Mic60 isoform X2; amino-acid sequence: MYRLAVRDQCKCALQRTLQQTTTNNRQFSGNSSGSGSREQGRRQQGQQGHQGYQGYQGLPPPPHMREAGFGKVVLFVSPLAAVGGVITYAKYDDDFRKLVEKNVPGAGSVIKVALQEEPPFKGITKNVNEQIDKVKSGFETVTSTVDSVTSKVTGLFGGGSGDDKSKKAKVESVKVTPAEEKKASKATDVSKTEAKPVSKPEKPAAAPAPAAKPKEDPLPREVVELEKAIELAAQLAVKEYNSAIGVLKGFNDDVRKVVDKAVENGENSLWTTLKNRAGARDTAVATAERAAREAQEKIVACEIALSAAATAQNAKKVEAVRDKIKKLVDHIGNVKDELYRHKDTASVSDKYWRNVEKARNYFIDEIESIFPGLSLADKKLNLSKEDLDLFILHAYTHVLAYQKELQRLQTDGELRLKRAIDSARGDNDSEALRAQLEYHLEAERRKLAVENQKKIFHIHAESDKLLRLQLKKQAEAHADHIKDIVAQRETDLTRSFKRELEDKLASEKANYKLQLAAMLGKLRGMDAALAERADAERTANQAQALWAACQALWASVRTATPGVHYKEKLRPLKNELNAIAKVAKGDDLVAAVLQSVPQEAQERGVYPEEALRERFLNVERVARRLALVPEDGAGLPIYFLSYLQSLFILRPDNPISKDELENKPFDYSKLDTYDILNRARYHVDRSDFLQALKYMNLLQGASRKIAGEWIKEARLMLETQQAANTLMAHAAASGLLYL
- the Mitofilin gene encoding MICOS complex subunit Mic60 isoform X1, which translates into the protein MYRLAVRDQCKCALQRTLQQTTTNNRQFSGNSSGSGSREQGRRQQGQQGHQGYQGYQGLPPPPHMREAGFGKVVLFVSPLAAVGGVITYAKYDDDFRKLVEKNVPGAGSVIKVALQEEPPFKGITKNVNEQIDKVKSGFETVTSTVDSVTSKVTGLFGGGSGDDKSKKAKVESVKVTPAEEKKASKATDVSKTEAKPVSKPEKPAAAPAPAAKPKEDPLPREVVELEKAIELAAQLAVKEYNSAIGVLKGFNDDVRKVVDKAVENGENSLWTTLKNRAGARDTAVATAERAAREAQEKIVACEIALSAAATAQNAKKVEAVRDKIKKLVDHIGNVKDELYRHKDTASVSDKYWRNVEKARNYFIDEIESIFPGLSLADKKLNLSKEDLDLFILHAYTHVLAYQKELQRLQTDGELRLKRAIDSARGDNDSEALRAQLEYHLEAERRKLAVENQKKIFHIHAESDKLLRLQLKKQAEAHADHIKDIVAQRETDLTRSFKRELEDKLASEKANYKLQLAAMLGKLRGMDAALAEIEDEFQERADAERTANQAQALWAACQALWASVRTATPGVHYKEKLRPLKNELNAIAKVAKGDDLVAAVLQSVPQEAQERGVYPEEALRERFLNVERVARRLALVPEDGAGLPIYFLSYLQSLFILRPDNPISKDELENKPFDYSKLDTYDILNRARYHVDRSDFLQALKYMNLLQGASRKIAGEWIKEARLMLETQQAANTLMAHAAASGLLYL